From Alienimonas californiensis, a single genomic window includes:
- the tssB gene encoding type VI secretion system contractile sheath small subunit, producing the protein MAGKASLQKKLDRVRPPRVQIKYEVETGGAMEEKELPFVMGVMGDFTGQPDPDNPLAPLKQRKFTQIDRDNFDDVLKGMAPRAAMKVDDKLSGDPDSQLNVELKFRSMADFSPENVARQVEPMAKLLETREKLKSLLGKLEGNDKLDGLLQQVLDNSESRAALAKDLGVNADGKSDDA; encoded by the coding sequence ATGGCCGGCAAAGCCAGCTTGCAGAAGAAGCTCGACCGCGTGCGTCCCCCGCGCGTGCAGATCAAATACGAGGTCGAAACCGGCGGGGCGATGGAAGAGAAGGAACTGCCCTTCGTGATGGGCGTGATGGGCGACTTCACCGGCCAGCCGGACCCGGACAACCCGCTGGCCCCCCTGAAGCAGCGGAAGTTCACGCAGATCGACCGGGACAACTTCGACGACGTGCTCAAGGGGATGGCCCCGCGGGCCGCGATGAAGGTGGACGACAAGCTCAGCGGCGACCCGGACAGCCAGTTGAACGTCGAGCTGAAGTTCCGCTCCATGGCCGACTTCTCCCCGGAGAACGTCGCCCGGCAGGTCGAACCGATGGCCAAGCTGCTGGAGACCCGCGAGAAGTTGAAGAGCCTGCTGGGCAAGCTGGAGGGGAACGACAAGCTCGACGGCCTGCTCCAACAGGTGTTGGACAACTCGGAATCCCGCGCCGCGCTGGCGAAGGATCTCGGCGTGAACGCCGACGGCAAATCCGACGACGCCTGA
- the tssC gene encoding type VI secretion system contractile sheath large subunit, giving the protein MSTDAAAAPQQSAAAQTGESSLLDQIIDTGIRPLDDYERTQAKPLVEEFVKTLMTPGVQASKYADKTLQAAIAEIDAKLSAQLNQILHHEAFQKLESSWRGLHYLVQNAETGTSLKIRVLNASKKDLLKDLERASEFDQSALFKAIYTEEYDQFGGSPYGTLIGDYEFGRGAQDMALLERLAEIAAAAHAPFVGAANAGMFGLESFSDIGAPRDLAKIFETPEYTKWRSFRESEDSRYVGLTLPHTLMRVPYGNGESETQVDAFDFQEDIDGRDHSKYLWGNAAWAFAGNLARSFADCGWLATIRGVEGGGKVEGLPVHTFKTDEGDVAAKCPTEVAISDRREKELADLGFMPLLHCKDTDYAAFFSAQSCQKAIKYDRDAANANAALSTALQYIYVTSRFAHYLKCMARDKIGSFMERDECEAWLNRWINNYTLADPSMVGPKGKAERPLKEAQVKVEEIPGKPGHYSARAYMRPHFQLEALSANLSLVADLPGGGK; this is encoded by the coding sequence ATGTCTACTGACGCCGCCGCCGCTCCGCAGCAGAGCGCCGCCGCCCAAACCGGCGAGTCCAGCCTGCTGGACCAGATTATCGACACCGGCATCCGCCCGCTCGACGATTACGAGCGCACCCAGGCCAAGCCGCTGGTCGAAGAGTTCGTCAAAACGTTGATGACCCCGGGGGTTCAAGCCTCGAAGTACGCGGACAAAACGCTCCAGGCGGCGATCGCGGAGATCGACGCCAAATTGTCCGCCCAGCTCAACCAGATTCTCCACCACGAGGCGTTTCAGAAGCTGGAAAGCAGCTGGCGGGGCCTGCACTACCTCGTGCAGAACGCGGAAACGGGCACCAGCCTGAAGATTCGCGTCCTCAACGCCAGCAAGAAGGACCTGCTGAAGGACCTCGAACGCGCCAGCGAGTTCGACCAGAGCGCCCTGTTCAAGGCGATCTATACCGAGGAGTACGACCAGTTCGGCGGCAGCCCCTACGGCACGCTGATCGGGGACTATGAATTCGGCCGCGGGGCCCAGGACATGGCTCTGCTGGAGCGGCTCGCGGAGATCGCCGCCGCCGCCCACGCCCCGTTCGTCGGCGCCGCCAACGCCGGGATGTTCGGGCTGGAGTCCTTCAGCGACATCGGCGCCCCCCGGGATCTGGCGAAGATCTTCGAGACGCCCGAGTACACCAAGTGGCGGAGCTTCCGCGAGAGCGAAGACAGCCGTTACGTCGGCCTCACCCTGCCGCACACGCTGATGCGGGTGCCCTACGGCAACGGGGAGAGCGAAACCCAGGTCGACGCCTTCGACTTCCAAGAAGATATCGACGGCCGGGACCACTCCAAGTATCTGTGGGGGAACGCCGCGTGGGCGTTCGCCGGCAACCTGGCCCGCTCCTTCGCGGACTGCGGCTGGCTGGCGACGATCCGCGGCGTCGAGGGCGGCGGGAAGGTGGAGGGCCTGCCGGTTCACACCTTCAAAACCGACGAGGGCGACGTGGCCGCCAAGTGCCCCACGGAGGTCGCCATCTCCGACCGCCGCGAAAAGGAACTGGCCGACCTCGGCTTCATGCCGCTGCTGCACTGCAAGGACACGGACTACGCCGCGTTCTTCAGCGCCCAGAGCTGCCAGAAGGCGATTAAATACGACCGCGACGCCGCCAACGCCAACGCCGCGCTCTCCACCGCGCTGCAATACATCTACGTGACCAGCCGGTTCGCCCACTACCTGAAGTGCATGGCCCGGGACAAGATCGGCTCGTTCATGGAACGGGACGAGTGCGAGGCTTGGCTGAACCGCTGGATTAATAACTACACGCTCGCGGACCCGAGCATGGTCGGCCCCAAGGGCAAGGCGGAACGTCCGCTGAAGGAAGCCCAGGTGAAGGTGGAAGAGATCCCCGGCAAGCCGGGCCATTACTCCGCCCGGGCGTATATGCGTCCGCACTTCCAGTTGGAAGCGCTGAGCGCGAACCTCAGCCTCGTCGCCGACCTGCCCGGCGGCGGCAAGTAG
- a CDS encoding Hcp family type VI secretion system effector — protein sequence MAVDMFLKIDDVKGEAQDKVHKDEMDVLAWSWGMSQSGTTHVGAGSGAGKASFQDLSITKFVDKASTKLAMACANGKHYKEANLVVRKAGETPLEYIKLKMEDVIVTSISLGGSGGEDRLTENVSLNFGAFSYEYVPQKKEGGGDTPVPFGWDIAANEKK from the coding sequence ATGGCCGTGGACATGTTTCTCAAAATCGACGACGTCAAGGGCGAGGCCCAGGACAAGGTCCATAAGGACGAGATGGACGTCCTCGCGTGGAGCTGGGGCATGAGCCAGTCCGGCACCACCCACGTCGGCGCCGGCAGCGGCGCCGGCAAGGCCAGCTTCCAGGACCTGTCGATCACCAAGTTCGTCGACAAGGCCTCGACCAAACTCGCGATGGCCTGCGCCAACGGGAAGCACTACAAGGAGGCCAATCTGGTCGTCCGCAAGGCCGGCGAAACCCCGCTTGAGTATATCAAGCTGAAGATGGAGGACGTGATCGTCACCTCCATCTCCCTTGGCGGGTCCGGCGGCGAAGATCGGCTGACGGAGAACGTGTCCCTGAACTTCGGCGCGTTCTCCTACGAGTACGTCCCGCAGAAGAAGGAAGGCGGCGGCGACACCCCCGTGCCGTTCGGCTGGGACATCGCCGCCAACGAGAAGAAGTAG
- a CDS encoding type VI secretion system accessory protein TagJ, giving the protein MTADELFREGRLDDAVAAQLAKVKAAPADDGARTFLFELSAFAGDLDRAGRQLDTLQALRSDLELAIRSYRDCLAAERERRACFTNGVAPALRDADREELRPRLDALAALCGDDPSPAAELLVPPPPRPALLTLTARGGDRPAAGEPVEVADFRDADDLLAPVLEFFEGPHYRWVPLSTLARVVFEPVTSPRSVLFRGVTLEFADGTERRGFLPGLYPNSHEAEDDAVRLGRTTEWVGFPPADDGTPGPAFGLGGRLFRCGDDGDADERPSAELAEIAFPGST; this is encoded by the coding sequence GTGACCGCCGACGAACTGTTTCGTGAAGGCCGGCTGGACGACGCCGTCGCCGCCCAACTCGCCAAGGTCAAAGCCGCCCCGGCCGACGACGGCGCCCGCACGTTCCTGTTTGAGTTGAGCGCGTTCGCCGGCGATCTGGACCGGGCCGGCCGGCAGCTCGACACGCTCCAGGCGCTGCGCAGCGATCTGGAACTGGCGATCCGGTCCTACCGCGACTGCCTCGCCGCCGAACGCGAGCGGCGGGCCTGCTTCACGAACGGCGTCGCCCCGGCCCTGCGGGACGCCGACCGCGAGGAACTCCGGCCCCGGCTGGACGCCCTGGCGGCGCTGTGCGGGGACGATCCGTCCCCCGCCGCCGAGCTGCTCGTTCCGCCCCCGCCGCGACCGGCGCTGCTCACGCTGACGGCCCGCGGCGGGGATCGCCCCGCCGCCGGCGAGCCGGTCGAAGTGGCGGATTTCCGCGACGCGGACGACCTGCTCGCCCCGGTGTTGGAGTTCTTCGAAGGCCCGCACTACCGCTGGGTCCCGCTGTCGACGTTGGCGCGGGTCGTCTTCGAACCGGTGACGAGCCCGCGGAGCGTGCTGTTCCGCGGGGTCACGCTGGAGTTCGCCGACGGCACCGAACGCCGCGGCTTCCTGCCCGGCCTGTATCCGAACAGCCACGAGGCGGAGGACGACGCCGTGCGCCTGGGCCGGACCACGGAGTGGGTCGGCTTCCCCCCCGCCGACGACGGCACGCCCGGCCCGGCGTTCGGACTGGGCGGCCGGCTGTTCCGCTGCGGCGACGACGGGGACGCCGACGAGCGCCCCTCGGCGGAACTCGCCGAGATCGCGTTCCCCGGCTCGACGTAG
- the tssE gene encoding type VI secretion system baseplate subunit TssE, which translates to MARRSDASGPQRLRHSLLERLLDDDPDEAQDRPSARRPRPEHLIVSVLRDVEALLNTVRSWPPPDEDDSPREDGPLAESLLSYGVPDFTAVSADDPGSARLQAEAVRLTLERFEPRLEEVQVVPVAADGRDGGDAIRHVTLRITAVLRMDPLRERLQLTTEIDSRDGHCVVSAPELGLKAGLSV; encoded by the coding sequence ATGGCCCGCCGCTCCGACGCCTCCGGTCCGCAACGGCTGCGCCACTCCCTGTTGGAGCGGCTGCTGGACGACGATCCGGACGAAGCCCAGGACCGCCCCTCCGCCCGGCGGCCGCGGCCGGAGCACCTGATCGTCAGCGTGCTGCGCGACGTGGAAGCCTTATTAAACACCGTCCGCAGTTGGCCGCCGCCGGACGAGGACGACTCGCCGAGGGAGGACGGCCCGCTGGCGGAGTCCTTGCTCTCCTACGGGGTACCGGACTTCACCGCGGTCTCCGCCGACGACCCCGGGTCCGCCCGGCTGCAGGCGGAGGCGGTGCGGCTCACGTTGGAGCGGTTCGAGCCGCGGCTCGAGGAGGTGCAGGTCGTCCCCGTCGCCGCCGACGGCCGCGACGGGGGCGATGCGATCCGTCACGTCACGCTGCGGATCACCGCGGTGCTGCGGATGGACCCGCTGCGGGAGCGCCTGCAACTGACCACCGAAATCGACTCCCGCGACGGTCACTGCGTCGTCTCCGCCCCGGAATTGGGTCTGAAGGCCGGTTTGAGCGTGTAG